Proteins encoded by one window of Vidua chalybeata isolate OUT-0048 chromosome 10, bVidCha1 merged haplotype, whole genome shotgun sequence:
- the PCOLCE2 gene encoding procollagen C-endopeptidase enhancer 2 isoform X1 — MPPAVPLLLPPLLLLAAARPATLPHRPTFTCGGVVSGESGFIGSEGFPGVYPPNSKCTWKITVPEGKVVVLSFRYLDLESDNLCRYDFVDIYSGHANGQRIGRFCGTVKPGALVSSSNKMLVQMTSDANTAGSGFIAKFSAAEPHERGDQYCGGRLEKPSGSFHTPNWPERDYPAGVTCSWHIVAPKNQLIELKFEKFDVERDNYCRYDYVAVFNGGEINDAKRIGKYCGDSPPAPILSEKNELLVQFLSDLSLTADGFIGHYKFRPKKLPTTTALPTTTTVPATSTVKPTVALCQQKCKRSGTLESNYCSSNFVITGTVITTVTRAGSLHATISIINVYKEGNLAIQQAGKNMSAKILVMCKQCPLIRRGLNYIIMGQVEEDGRGKVFPNSFVMSFKTKNSKILNALKNKTCQN; from the exons ATGCCGCCCGCCgtcccgctgctgctgccgcctctgctgctgctggcggcGGCGCGTCCCGCCACCCTCCCGCACAG GCCTACATTTACATGTGGAGGAGTTGTATCTGGAGAATCAGGGTTTATTGGGAGTGAAGGATTTCCTGGCGTCTACCCACCAAACAGCAAATGTACTTGGAAAATCACC GTCCCAGAGGGAAAAGTGGTGGTTCTTTCCTTTCGGTATTTAGACCTGGAAAGCGACAATCTGTGCCGGTATGATTTTGTGGATATATACAGTGGCCACGCCAATGGACAGCGCATCGGCAGGTTCTGTGGCACTGTGAAACCAGGTGCCCTGGTATCCAGCAGCAATAAAATGTTGGTGCAGATGACTTCAGATGCTAATACTGCTGGAAGTGGATTCATTGCaaagttttctgcagcagaaccACACGAAAGAG GGGACCAGTACTGCGGGGGACGCCTGGAGAAGCCGTCGGGCTCCTTCCACACGCCCAACTGGCCAGAGCGGGACTACCCCGCGGGAGTCACCTGCTCCTGGCACATCGTGGCCCCGAAGAACCAG CTAATAGAGTTAAAGTTTGAGAAGTTTGATGTGGAGAGAGACAACTACTGCAGATATGACTACGTGGCAGTGTTTAATGGTGGGGAAATCAATGATGCTAAAAGAATTGGGAAGTACTGTGGAGACAGTCCACCAGC GCCTATTCTGTCTGAGAAAAATGAATTGCTCGTTCAGTTTTTATCTGATTTAAGCTTAACAGCTGATGGTTTTATTGGCCATTATAAATTTAGACCAAAAAAGTTACCCACAACTACAGCTCTGCCTACAACCACAACAGTCCCTGCTACTTCAA CTGTGAAACCTACAGTTGCCCTCTGCCAGCAGAAGTGTAAAAGGAGTGGGACTCTGGAAAGCAATTATTGTTCAAGCAATTTTG TAATAACTGGAACTGTAATCACAACAGTAACACGGGCTGGCAGTCTGCATGCAACAATATCCATCATTAATGTATATAAGGAGGGAAATTTAGCAATCCAACAAGCTGGCAAGAATATGAGTGCCAAGATTCTTGTTATGTGTAAGCAGTGTCCTCTCATCAGGAGAG GTTTAAACTACATCATCATGGGCCAGGTAGAAGAAGATGGTAGAGGCAAAGTCTTTCCCAACAGCTTTGTCATGAGTTTTAAGACTAAGAACTCAAAGATCCTAAATgccttgaaaaacaaaacatgtcaAAATTGA
- the PCOLCE2 gene encoding procollagen C-endopeptidase enhancer 2 isoform X2, with protein MFPQMFQKTKLSSILRTPTSSSFEFSVYSFTVSSKYNSFTAATPVPEGKVVVLSFRYLDLESDNLCRYDFVDIYSGHANGQRIGRFCGTVKPGALVSSSNKMLVQMTSDANTAGSGFIAKFSAAEPHERGDQYCGGRLEKPSGSFHTPNWPERDYPAGVTCSWHIVAPKNQLIELKFEKFDVERDNYCRYDYVAVFNGGEINDAKRIGKYCGDSPPAPILSEKNELLVQFLSDLSLTADGFIGHYKFRPKKLPTTTALPTTTTVPATSTVKPTVALCQQKCKRSGTLESNYCSSNFVITGTVITTVTRAGSLHATISIINVYKEGNLAIQQAGKNMSAKILVMCKQCPLIRRGLNYIIMGQVEEDGRGKVFPNSFVMSFKTKNSKILNALKNKTCQN; from the exons ATGTTTCCTCAgatgtttcagaaaacaaaactctcTTCTATTTTGAGGACACCCACTAGTAGTTCTTTTGAATTCTCTGTTTATAGTTTTACAGTGTCTTCCAAATATAATTCTTtcactgcagccactcca GTCCCAGAGGGAAAAGTGGTGGTTCTTTCCTTTCGGTATTTAGACCTGGAAAGCGACAATCTGTGCCGGTATGATTTTGTGGATATATACAGTGGCCACGCCAATGGACAGCGCATCGGCAGGTTCTGTGGCACTGTGAAACCAGGTGCCCTGGTATCCAGCAGCAATAAAATGTTGGTGCAGATGACTTCAGATGCTAATACTGCTGGAAGTGGATTCATTGCaaagttttctgcagcagaaccACACGAAAGAG GGGACCAGTACTGCGGGGGACGCCTGGAGAAGCCGTCGGGCTCCTTCCACACGCCCAACTGGCCAGAGCGGGACTACCCCGCGGGAGTCACCTGCTCCTGGCACATCGTGGCCCCGAAGAACCAG CTAATAGAGTTAAAGTTTGAGAAGTTTGATGTGGAGAGAGACAACTACTGCAGATATGACTACGTGGCAGTGTTTAATGGTGGGGAAATCAATGATGCTAAAAGAATTGGGAAGTACTGTGGAGACAGTCCACCAGC GCCTATTCTGTCTGAGAAAAATGAATTGCTCGTTCAGTTTTTATCTGATTTAAGCTTAACAGCTGATGGTTTTATTGGCCATTATAAATTTAGACCAAAAAAGTTACCCACAACTACAGCTCTGCCTACAACCACAACAGTCCCTGCTACTTCAA CTGTGAAACCTACAGTTGCCCTCTGCCAGCAGAAGTGTAAAAGGAGTGGGACTCTGGAAAGCAATTATTGTTCAAGCAATTTTG TAATAACTGGAACTGTAATCACAACAGTAACACGGGCTGGCAGTCTGCATGCAACAATATCCATCATTAATGTATATAAGGAGGGAAATTTAGCAATCCAACAAGCTGGCAAGAATATGAGTGCCAAGATTCTTGTTATGTGTAAGCAGTGTCCTCTCATCAGGAGAG GTTTAAACTACATCATCATGGGCCAGGTAGAAGAAGATGGTAGAGGCAAAGTCTTTCCCAACAGCTTTGTCATGAGTTTTAAGACTAAGAACTCAAAGATCCTAAATgccttgaaaaacaaaacatgtcaAAATTGA